CTCACCTTGGTCACACGCTTTACGAAACAACTCGACCGCCTGAAGGGAGTCTTGTGTAATGCCGCTACCTTTGAAATACATCACGCCCAGATTGCCACACGCTTTCGCATGCCCCCTGTCACACGCTTTACGATAAAACGCTACCGCTTGAACGAAATCTTGCGTGACGCCTTTGCCATCCGCATACATCACGCCCAGATTGAAACACCCAGTCTCATTGACCATCAACGGGATGGCGGTTCCTCCAGCACATGCTTTACGATAGAACTCTGTCGCCTGAAACAAGTCTTGCGTGACGCCTGTCCCGGTCTCGTACATCCAACCCAGACTGCTACACCCTCTGGCCAACCCCTTATCACACGCTTTACGAAACAACTTTTCCGCTTCAAACAAGTCTTGTTCGACGCCTCGGCCATCTTCATACATCAGCCCTAGGCTGAAACAGTCGAACGCATTATCTCGGTCACATTGTGCTCTGAGTCTTTCAGCTGCAGGATATTGTGCGGACGAGAGACTTTGAAACATACTCGCCGTGAGTAGCGAACTAATGAG
Above is a window of Nitrospira sp. DNA encoding:
- a CDS encoding sel1 repeat family protein, whose translation is MNLRYLLLISSLLTASMFQSLSSAQYPAAERLRAQCDRDNAFDCFSLGLMYEDGRGVEQDLFEAEKLFRKACDKGLARGCSSLGWMYETGTGVTQDLFQATEFYRKACAGGTAIPLMVNETGCFNLGVMYADGKGVTQDFVQAVAFYRKACDRGHAKACGNLGVMYFKGSGITQDSLQAVELFRKACDQGEATGCNNFGVMHEQGAGVRQSNSDALSFYGKACDMKDEKGCKNYARVKSQK